TCTCTGTCCCCAGTTGAGTGGAGATGCATCCTTTGGTACGAGGGAATACATACCTTTTCCTTCGGATAGATGAGCATCCGTATTATACATACCGCTTGCCATCCAGCTTATTGTATTCCATAGAGCAGTACCATTTTGCATATCTTCTGTAAAACCGTTCCAGCCCTGAGTCTGGGAGTCAGGATCTACAAGTCCTTTCTGGAATAACTTATTGTAAAATTGAAGTGCCTCAATATAGTGTGACCTTTCATCAAAAATATCATAGTATTCCTGGTTGTCAGAATCATAGAATCCAAATCCAGAACTCTCGATACCATAATATGCCTTAACAAGATCCGCTGGGAAGTTCACGGTATCACCATCCCAGTCACTAAACATGGATACTGCATATGTCTTATTACCGTTGTCATCGGTAGGACATGCTTCTTGTATCTGAACTAACACATTAAACATATCATCCAGATTTTTAACCTCTGGTTTTCCAATCTTCTCATATAAGTCCCAGCGAATATCCCAGGTATACTGGAAATCGGAGATTGTTTCTCTGGAATCTGCCACTTCACCACCGATGCCATAAATCTTGCCATTGAATCTTGATCTATTACTATCCAATGCTGTAGTACAGTTCTGTGCTATGTATGAGCCAAAACGATTTAAGATATCTTCTTCTTCCCAATCAAATAACATTCCTTTATCAGCTGCCTGTGCCTGCTGATCTGTATTATCACCCCAGATAACGATATCACCTAAGCTGCCGGACTCCATACGTGTTTCGTATGTACCTTCACTTTCCGGAATAATGTTAATCTTAACGTTGAACTTGTCCAACATAACCTTAGCAAACCAGCCAATTTGTTCCCCTGAATAGTTTGCTAACTGGTCATACACCACAAGGGTAACTGTTTCCTTGGGAATAATATCATCCAGCGTTTCACTCCCCGTATCTGTTCCCCCTTCTTCTTCAGAAGAAACCGGTGCCTGAGTAGTCTTAACATCATCAGTTGTACTACTCTCAGATGCATTGTTTTTACCGCAACCCACAAGTAAAAATACCATAGTTGCCACCATCAGTAATGATACTAATCTTTTCTTTTTCATAAACCCTCCGTTCTGCCATTTTGGCAAATTTAATTCTTTATATTTAATACACTTTCGTGTAATAAATCATTATTATCCCTTTACAGCACCCATCATGATACCTTTTTCAAAATATCGCTGCATAAATGGATATACTAATAGAATAGGAATTGCCGTTATCATAGATATGGTATAGCTGATTACCTTGCTGTTTAACTGATTATCAATCATGGATTGTGAGATTACTCCTCCTGACTGCATCAATGCTTTTAAATTGGACGAAGAATTCAAGTATATATACAATCTATGCTGCAGTGTATATAATGAGAAATTTGATTGCATTAGTATTAATGAGTCCGTAAAGGAGTTCCAGTTACCTACAGCACCAAAGATTGCGATGGTCGCAAGTATCGGTTTAGAGAGAGGCCAAATAATCTTTCTAAAGATTACAAAATATCCCGCTCCATCGATTTTCGCGCTTTCTTCTAACTCTGCAGGTATTGATTCTATGTATGTTTTAACAAGAATAATATTGTACGGTGCAACAATAGCCGGAATGATATATGCCGCAAATCGATTGGTTAGACCGAGCATTGACATATTCAAATACCATGGGATCAGACCAGCATTAAAATACATGGAAATAATCAGCATACGATACCATATTCTCCTAGCCCACATCTTTTTCTTAGTGACAAGATACCCAACAAAACCGGAGGCGAAAACCATCAAAGCAGTTGCAACGATTGTTCTTGTTAGGGTTACCCAGAATGAAGTGGAAAGGTCATTAATGCCAAAGAGTGCAATGTAATTACCTAGATGAATCCCTTTTGGTAAAAAGTTAATTTTGCCCGCACGAACCAAACTGTTATCACTGATCGTATTAATAAAAATGTAATAAAACGGGAACATGCACAACAAAGTAAAACTAATGAAAACTATGTAGTTTATGGTATTAAAAATAATATTTCCAGTCTTAGCTTGTAACTTACCACTTCTATCTTCATGCCTTTGCTTTTTATCATTCATCATTTTTCCTTCAGACTTAATCATTCCATTTCCTCCTATATAATGCTTTCACCACGGATGAGCTTCGAAAACTTATTCGCTATAAACAGTAGGGTAACACTGACAATCGATTTTACCATTCCTACTACAGTAGATATTGGAATTAAGCCTTGATCTATACCAAGCTTATAAACATATAAGTCAAGTACAGTAATTGTATTGGTATTCGTAGCATTCTCAAATACAAGATACTGATCCATACCATTACTTAAGATATTAGCAATTGACATAAGTAGTAATACAAAGAACGTCGGTATCAGGCCAGGCACTGTGACATGCCACATTTTTCCAAATCGTCCGGCTCCATCAACAGTTGCTGCTTCATATAGTTGCTGATCAATGCCAGAAATTGCAGCAATATAGATGATTGAGCACCAGCCCAGTCCTTTCCAGGTACCCCATAGCCACATTTTTAAGTAGGTAAAGGAATCACTCATTAATAAGTTTTTACCGGAATCCCATATACCCAAATTGACCATGATTAAGCTGATAAATCCATCTGATGAAAATATCGCCAATGCAACTGCATATACCAAAACCCAGCTAATAAAGTTAGGTATTGTAGTAAAGGTTTGTACAAAGCGCCTTATTTTCGAATTCCTGATCTCATTAAGAAAAATAGCAAATGCCATAGGCAGCCAGCTCATAGCAAGTCCTATAAAACTCATCATCAAAGTGTTCTTCAATACTCTAATAATATCATTCACTGTCGCACTGTTTTTGAATAAATACGTAAACCACTTAAAGCCTACGAAATTATCCCCACTAAGAGTATCTCCAACCTTAAAATTGAAAAATGCATAACGCCAGCCCCACAGAGGCAGATAACTAAATACAATGCATAATGCCAAAAATGGTAGTATCATCAAAAATAATGTAAATTGATCTTTCATTTCATATTTCATGTTATTGCTTGCTTTTGGTTGGATTATTAGAAGCAAAACAGATATGATAAGAATGATTAAGATACATAGCATGAATATCCAAATGCCGTTTGGAAATGATGGTTGGATCTTTTCCGGATTCGTCGTTTGTGAAATCTGAACATACGCCCGATAACTTCCGAATAAGCCTCCTGCTGTCAGCATACAACCTATTATTACCAGCACGTTTCCAAGCCTCTTTAATTTCAGATTACCGAGTGTCATACAACCACTGATCCCTATAATTACAATTCCAATGATTGAAATTAAACTCGATATATTAAGAAGTTTCATTGTGGATCGTAAAACCCAACCTTTAGTAAATGCTCGTCCAAATCCGTCTGTTAATTGTGAATAAGAAAATCCTGATGTAAAAAGCGATAAGTTATCATTTAGAAAGCCGCATATCTTTGCCGGATTAAGAGCTGGTACAAATAACATTACTACCATCATTAATATAATTAATCTCAAAATAAGATAGCTTATATTCTCCAATCTTGCATTTTTTATCTCTGTCTTCATTTCCGTATTCATCTCTGGGTCCTCCACCTTCACTTCATCGTATTGCTATTTATGTCGCATTTCTAATTTACATGGGTCATATTAATAACCCCTGTTCTAGCCACTGTTACTTTAAGATTCTATAACTATCAATAGTTGAGTACAATCGAGCGTAATTCAAGTCACTCAACGTCAGGTAGAATAAGTAGTTTTTTTCTACCTGTCCTTATATCCTCTACTGGACTAAACCACTTCAAGCTTTCCCTTTGCAATAAAAAAGGTAAAAAAAGAGAGTATCCTTCTTTGTGAAGCATACTCTCTATGAATAGTAATATTATTATATTCGAAAGCGATTAATGGCATCCCGTAGTTCATTCGCATTTTCTTTCAATTTATCCGCTGAGTTCTCAAGGGCTTCCATTGTTTTTGATTGAACATCAATTGTTCCTGCAATCGTTTCGGAGGCAGCCAGAGACTCTTCTGATACCACCGAAATATTCTCTACAGCACCTAAGGTACTTACTCTTGCTCCATTCATATTACCCATACTCTGGGCAATTATGTCTAAATTATGTAGTAATTTTTCCAATCCCTGGTTCATGTTATGATAAGAATTTACAGTCGTATTTACTATGTTATTCTGCAATTCTACAATATTCTCTGCTTTTTTTGCAGATGCTACTGTTTCTGCCGTCTGATTTCTTATTTCTTTTACAACATTTTCAATATCATGTGCGGAGGTCATTGCCTTTTCGGCTAACTTTCTTATCTCTGAGGCAACCACTGCAAACCCCCGGCCATACGCACCTGCTCTTGCAGCTTCAATGGATGCATTAAGAGATAATAGATTGGTCTGATCAGATATTTCATTCATTGCACTTACAATTTCCATAACTGCTTTTGATTTTTCTTCTAATTGCATAATCTGTCCTACCACATATCCGGTAATCTCATTCGTTTCATTCGATCGAACTGCAAGTTCTTCCATATTGCCAATGCCGAAAGTTATCATGTTCCTTGTTTCATCTGCTACCTTTTCTATCTCTAATACCTTTTCATCCACATCGGTAATCTTCTTCGATAATTCATCCATCTGCAGAAGGCAATTCTGCGCATCATTGGCTTGAACACTGATTCCTTGCCCAATATCATTTATTGCTGACGTCATTTCACGGCTTAATGAAGCAATTGATATGGTAGCCGAATGAACATCAACCGAAGATTCGTTCACTACTTCACATAGCTTCATCACTCGGTCCAGCAAATTACGAATGTTTGAATTCATCTCATTTACCGTTAAGGCAATCGTACCAAATTCGTCTTTTCGCTTAACAACTAATTCAGCTGATAAATCTCCAGCTGATATCTTCTTTAATTGATTAACGATATTTCGGGTGGTTTTACTTAAGCTGTTCGATATAAATGTCCCGATTAAGATAGCTGTTAAACAGCCCAAAAATGCCAGTAATAGTGTATTAACCTTAATGCTGTTTGCCTGCGCCATTATCGTCGTCTTCGGAATCATAGCTGCAACAATGATACCTGTATTCTCAATCTTATAGCTCAGATATAAATAACTCTCTGAATTATATTTAACATATTGTAAGGTATTCACATCTTCTGATTCAAAACTATTTTTCACATACTCCATATTATAGAAAGTAGCATCCGTATTCTCAGCAATCTCACCATTACTATCACGTGCAACCACTAATTCCTTACCGTCAGATGTAATTACAGCCACCATGCTGGAACGTCCGAGATTTACTTCGTCTAATATAGAATTAATGGTCTTTCTATTTATATCAACAACGATGCATGCATTTTGACTTTTAAAGTTTCTCATCAGGCTAAATATATAGTCATCTGTTGACAAATTCATCTTTTTATCCATGAAAGGATGATCTCCTATAAAATATGTACTAGTACCTTTTTCAGATAAACTAGCACCTTCCTTCTCTTTTTTCAAATCATCATAGAAACCATCCATATTTTTACCACTACTGGAAAGTACTCCCATCCCACTACTTGGAATAATATAAATCCCGCTAACAAACCTGTCCAACTCTGATTTTTTAACAAGCTCTGCATTTGTCTTATCACGAACAGCTACTGTCTTCGTCTTATCATTTTTGTATAGCCCATTAATATAACTTGCCATTTCATCATTGCTAATATATTGAAAGGCTACTTCTTGAAGTGACTTTAATACATACTCAATATATGTGGCTGTCATTTCCACATTGCTTTGAGACGATTGCTCATAATTCTTTTTGAAACCCTCCGATGATTTACTGTATGAGCTGACACCTAATATCAACAAGAATACAACCGGAACTAAAAAGGAAATTATCAGCTTTTGACGAATACCCACTAGTTTTTGACTCAATTTAAATTTATCCAATTTAAACTTCCCCAACTTAACTGCTCTCTTCATTTGTAATGCCTCCTTCTCGAGTTTTACTACAAATAGAACGTATCACAATTGAAGGTAGAACGCTATCAAGTAGTATTCTACCTGTACAACTTACAGTTGATGTTTGAAACACCCCATTTTCCATATGTTTCCACGCATGGAACCATTTTTAAAGCAAGCAAAATCCCCATAGATCATATGAAGATTCGATCTATGGGGATTTTTGATTAATATTATGTTATATTCAATAATTTCTGTATATTCTTATAGCAAACTAATTCAATTTCATCCTTATTCATTCCGACTTCGTGCAATTGCCTTATTGCTAGATTTATATTATCTATTCCATAGGGAGCATCACTACCGAGTAATAATCTTCCAGCACCAAAGCTACTCCATGCTCTCTTCAGCATCTTAACCGAATGAAGTGACGGACATGATATGTCGAAGTAAACATTATCTCCTATCGTTCTGTTAAACTCTTCAACTCCAATTAAATGCGCAAGTATAAACGTTACTCTATGATATTTCTTGGTAAGCAATATAAATTTCTTAACTTGATCTTTCGACTTCAAATGTATAAAGACTGGTATCTGGTATAATTCTGCCCATTCAATAACTTTATCTATTCTTCTGTCTTCCATGTCAAACTTAGTCCAACATTGATGCATTTTTATCATGTTAAATGAATATTTTCTACGAAATTCATCCATTTTATGTATACAATTTTCTTCTATTGGATTAATCCAATAAGTATTCATTATATGTTCCGGACATTCTTGAGCCATAAGAGCCACTTTCTCATTTCCTTGGTCTATATGTCTATTCATTTTACTGATTCGAATAATCATGGCTGTCAATGCATTATTTGCATAGATAAGTGTTGAACTAGTAAAGACTTTTGCTAAATACGGCAATCTATATACCTTTTGACTATTGGGTTCACCAGCAGTCAATATAACTTTATCAATATTATTGGCATTCATGTAATTAAGAACTTGATTCGTATTTAATAACATTCCACATGCATGTGCATGCCCATCTATAATTTTAATAATAACCCTCCTGTTCTTATGTAGATAAATCTCTATTAATAGAGTATGCTAGGTATTAATATTGCATATACCAGTAAGTTTCCTAATCCATGAATAATTACTCCAGGCCAAATCGATTTATACCTTTGGCATAAATAAGGAACAATCAAAGTTACTGGTATAAGTGTAATAAACGACCATCTCATAAATAGATGAATACATATATTCCATAGTAATCCGTTTACTAACCATGCCCATTTGCCAAAGTATTTCTCCATTCGGGGCAGTGCATATCCTCTCCACAACAATTCCTCACAGCCAATATTCGTAACCAACCACAATAGCCAGAAAAATATCGGGAAGACATTCCTATTCATTTTTATGCCGAGAAAAGTGTCAAGCGGAACTTTTAAATCCATATCTGTTCTAAAAAGATCTGGATAATAACTTGGAACATGAAATCCGGGCAGTGACGCAAGAAATGGCCTGGAAAAGCTTAATAACGATTCTAACACCTGCACTACAATGAATGCACCAATAACGATTAATATTTGCTTTTTACTTAGTCTACCAATCATAAAATACTTTTTAAAACTATGCTCACTTGTGAAATATCGGATGAATATATATCCAACCATGACAAGTATTGGCCCCCATAAGCATAAATACGCTGACCAATGTATCGAAATGTTCATCTTTATCAATACTTCGTATGCCCAATTAAACATAGCAAAAATACTTAACCCTGGAATTCCAAAAAAAAGCATTGCCTTTTTCAAATCCATTTCCTTCATGTCAAATCCCTCCATTCTCACCTTTAATAAACAGTGAATCAAAAGTTGACTTCATGATTAGCTCTAATGCTTCCTGTCCAGATCGACCTATCATATTTTGATTAACATATATCATAAATAAGCTCATCAGAGATGCATTAAAGACTTCATCAGACACGGTCAGCACATAACCCATTTGCTTTGCTTTATCAATGAAATCCATCACCCTATTTTGATCCTGAAGGGCTCCTCGCTCTTTTTCTTCTTCACCGAGTTTCGTCCATATTTCATATAGTAATTGTGGATCATTATGAATATGCAATAATGGCTCCTTATCCATATAACTTAATGATTTCAAGACTGTAAATTTTAGCGCCTCTGGAAATTCATATTTCATTAAGAATTCGTGCAAGTTATCCATTTCTTCCTTATGCATTTGAACTTCAATATCCATAATTAAGTTATAGACCAATGATTCTTTGGAAGTATAAAAATTATAAAAGGAACCTTTTGCTATACCAACCTTTTCAACAATTTTATCAATACTAGTTTTTCTTACGCCAAATTTCTCAAACAGCTTCTTTCCCTCGATTAATAGCCTCTTCTTTATCAACTGCTTTTCATGATCAGAAAAATGTCTAGCCAAAATATCTACTCCTACCAATGACTATTTTATATTTTTAGTCATTGTACCATAATTTCATATTATTGCCAATATAGGTAGCGTCTTATATATAGGCTTATCCTATGCCTCTTGTTTTCTTGATATATAAAGTATCCCCGTAATTGATATAACAGCGAAAAATACAAGGCTTACATACGATATAAACATGGGGAAGGAATAGCTCATTTCAAATTGCTTTAAATCCATGATTCTCCACGCAACATCAATCGGCAGCAAAGCTGCTAACGGTGCAACCCATGAAGCAAGGAATGAGACCAGTGAATAAACAATACTGATGCATATAGAAAGAAGAAAGCCTTTTCTTGCAATGATGGATACAAGCAGAATAGGTAAAATGCTTATAAACATCAAAAGCCCTGATAAAAAATAAAGCTTTAAGCCTTCTATAAATTCTGTCAAGGAAACATTGACCCCTATAAAAATGCCTGACAGATTTATCCTGTTTTTCTTTCTGATTCTAACATAGATTTATAATTTATTTTAGTAAAGAAG
The nucleotide sequence above comes from Variimorphobacter saccharofermentans. Encoded proteins:
- a CDS encoding type 2 periplasmic-binding domain-containing protein, whose translation is MKKKRLVSLLMVATMVFLLVGCGKNNASESSTTDDVKTTQAPVSSEEEGGTDTGSETLDDIIPKETVTLVVYDQLANYSGEQIGWFAKVMLDKFNVKINIIPESEGTYETRMESGSLGDIVIWGDNTDQQAQAADKGMLFDWEEEDILNRFGSYIAQNCTTALDSNRSRFNGKIYGIGGEVADSRETISDFQYTWDIRWDLYEKIGKPEVKNLDDMFNVLVQIQEACPTDDNGNKTYAVSMFSDWDGDTVNFPADLVKAYYGIESSGFGFYDSDNQEYYDIFDERSHYIEALQFYNKLFQKGLVDPDSQTQGWNGFTEDMQNGTALWNTISWMASGMYNTDAHLSEGKGMYSLVPKDASPLNWGQRPEGSNRMWSIGADTEYPELCMAIINWLYTPEGVLTALYGPKDVCWYYGDDGKTYFTDLGKACSKDVNTSFTGDYSGTFGDGQFYMNNRTWSPNAINPETGEQYEQTRWASNKTVAQYDIDQKWRDWSGFEDRFDYITSGKYKVILGVNYVVEPRSDELTVTWNQVADCIKTNSWKAIYASSDAEFESIVANMEAEAKSYGFDQCMEFQLKQNEIRRAAENAVK
- a CDS encoding carbohydrate ABC transporter permease translates to MMNDKKQRHEDRSGKLQAKTGNIIFNTINYIVFISFTLLCMFPFYYIFINTISDNSLVRAGKINFLPKGIHLGNYIALFGINDLSTSFWVTLTRTIVATALMVFASGFVGYLVTKKKMWARRIWYRMLIISMYFNAGLIPWYLNMSMLGLTNRFAAYIIPAIVAPYNIILVKTYIESIPAELEESAKIDGAGYFVIFRKIIWPLSKPILATIAIFGAVGNWNSFTDSLILMQSNFSLYTLQHRLYIYLNSSSNLKALMQSGGVISQSMIDNQLNSKVISYTISMITAIPILLVYPFMQRYFEKGIMMGAVKG
- a CDS encoding ABC transporter permease subunit; translation: MNTEMKTEIKNARLENISYLILRLIILMMVVMLFVPALNPAKICGFLNDNLSLFTSGFSYSQLTDGFGRAFTKGWVLRSTMKLLNISSLISIIGIVIIGISGCMTLGNLKLKRLGNVLVIIGCMLTAGGLFGSYRAYVQISQTTNPEKIQPSFPNGIWIFMLCILIILIISVLLLIIQPKASNNMKYEMKDQFTLFLMILPFLALCIVFSYLPLWGWRYAFFNFKVGDTLSGDNFVGFKWFTYLFKNSATVNDIIRVLKNTLMMSFIGLAMSWLPMAFAIFLNEIRNSKIRRFVQTFTTIPNFISWVLVYAVALAIFSSDGFISLIMVNLGIWDSGKNLLMSDSFTYLKMWLWGTWKGLGWCSIIYIAAISGIDQQLYEAATVDGAGRFGKMWHVTVPGLIPTFFVLLLMSIANILSNGMDQYLVFENATNTNTITVLDLYVYKLGIDQGLIPISTVVGMVKSIVSVTLLFIANKFSKLIRGESII
- a CDS encoding methyl-accepting chemotaxis protein — protein: MKRAVKLGKFKLDKFKLSQKLVGIRQKLIISFLVPVVFLLILGVSSYSKSSEGFKKNYEQSSQSNVEMTATYIEYVLKSLQEVAFQYISNDEMASYINGLYKNDKTKTVAVRDKTNAELVKKSELDRFVSGIYIIPSSGMGVLSSSGKNMDGFYDDLKKEKEGASLSEKGTSTYFIGDHPFMDKKMNLSTDDYIFSLMRNFKSQNACIVVDINRKTINSILDEVNLGRSSMVAVITSDGKELVVARDSNGEIAENTDATFYNMEYVKNSFESEDVNTLQYVKYNSESYLYLSYKIENTGIIVAAMIPKTTIMAQANSIKVNTLLLAFLGCLTAILIGTFISNSLSKTTRNIVNQLKKISAGDLSAELVVKRKDEFGTIALTVNEMNSNIRNLLDRVMKLCEVVNESSVDVHSATISIASLSREMTSAINDIGQGISVQANDAQNCLLQMDELSKKITDVDEKVLEIEKVADETRNMITFGIGNMEELAVRSNETNEITGYVVGQIMQLEEKSKAVMEIVSAMNEISDQTNLLSLNASIEAARAGAYGRGFAVVASEIRKLAEKAMTSAHDIENVVKEIRNQTAETVASAKKAENIVELQNNIVNTTVNSYHNMNQGLEKLLHNLDIIAQSMGNMNGARVSTLGAVENISVVSEESLAASETIAGTIDVQSKTMEALENSADKLKENANELRDAINRFRI
- a CDS encoding amidohydrolase family protein codes for the protein MLLNTNQVLNYMNANNIDKVILTAGEPNSQKVYRLPYLAKVFTSSTLIYANNALTAMIIRISKMNRHIDQGNEKVALMAQECPEHIMNTYWINPIEENCIHKMDEFRRKYSFNMIKMHQCWTKFDMEDRRIDKVIEWAELYQIPVFIHLKSKDQVKKFILLTKKYHRVTFILAHLIGVEEFNRTIGDNVYFDISCPSLHSVKMLKRAWSSFGAGRLLLGSDAPYGIDNINLAIRQLHEVGMNKDEIELVCYKNIQKLLNIT
- a CDS encoding CPBP family intramembrane glutamic endopeptidase codes for the protein MKEMDLKKAMLFFGIPGLSIFAMFNWAYEVLIKMNISIHWSAYLCLWGPILVMVGYIFIRYFTSEHSFKKYFMIGRLSKKQILIVIGAFIVVQVLESLLSFSRPFLASLPGFHVPSYYPDLFRTDMDLKVPLDTFLGIKMNRNVFPIFFWLLWLVTNIGCEELLWRGYALPRMEKYFGKWAWLVNGLLWNICIHLFMRWSFITLIPVTLIVPYLCQRYKSIWPGVIIHGLGNLLVYAILIPSILY
- a CDS encoding TetR/AcrR family transcriptional regulator, with protein sequence MARHFSDHEKQLIKKRLLIEGKKLFEKFGVRKTSIDKIVEKVGIAKGSFYNFYTSKESLVYNLIMDIEVQMHKEEMDNLHEFLMKYEFPEALKFTVLKSLSYMDKEPLLHIHNDPQLLYEIWTKLGEEEKERGALQDQNRVMDFIDKAKQMGYVLTVSDEVFNASLMSLFMIYVNQNMIGRSGQEALELIMKSTFDSLFIKGENGGI
- a CDS encoding ABC transporter permease, producing MYVRIRKKNRINLSGIFIGVNVSLTEFIEGLKLYFLSGLLMFISILPILLVSIIARKGFLLSICISIVYSLVSFLASWVAPLAALLPIDVAWRIMDLKQFEMSYSFPMFISYVSLVFFAVISITGILYISRKQEA